One window of Leifsonia sp. AK011 genomic DNA carries:
- a CDS encoding cell wall-binding repeat-containing protein — protein sequence MPLSHRFRRILGTALVASVATGALVATPLSATAAEDEDLASRFTFAVLPDTQFYSRYSPDQFHPRYGADPYEVQTQWLADHADDLDIPFVAHLGDIVDRVGTNHEWVAADTAMKNLENANVPYSILAGNHDVRNSNDQLDDTSYNLSNEPFLTWFGVNRRENLSTYEGSDPTGFSQYHIFEAEGQQFMVLALPWRASDATMAWADAAMAAHPTLPVILTTHSLLNIAPDGISPLETEYGLELWDKLIRSNDQIFMTLNGHFHGATQLVKTNDAGHPVYEILMDYQMAYEGGNGYLGLFEFDLTNNLIDVQTASPWVTWKPQETLTAYDQPFLENSMQKYTIPFNFAERFAGFTSTFTAGPADSPSLTKKARDILLDGFEGPDAITTEFPGNELDYPEVDGTLAHWRFNGLDGVVDGDTVIPDVYGDNDMHRVDPATTNAVGSTWGDVTVESDDVHGYSSDGAAVCFADSNQTTNRFSYLSTAADAAVNNSALTGGFTIETFVKMDENWDATANGWSKAVVHTGNRSQIPGFARTQWDWTASPTALGISNLREFQWTAVPGDPTKGDKTNWSGEIMTGAWSHVAVVGDPSNSTYTMYVDGAPVLRNAVNALGLAENPNMPWILGADWVDNAAKNGWNGCIGETRIIDHATTPDQWLTQRADLTGLAVTQAPTGELSWNTDSVEISGTGFAGAEVRVRDAKAEQVASTMVAEDGTWSVEVAGFHSGDAALSVVQGLGARESEAIAVSFSIADLSKGRIAGANRYDTAVKISQQSYPDTAPVVYIADGTKYPDALSAGPAAAFEGGPLLLVEPSAIPGFVAAEIERLAPQRIVVVGGTPSVSADVYAQLDTMADEITRLGGANRYETSRMVADYAFGDAGASMAYLATGTKFPDALAAGGAAGAQDAPVILVNGSAFSLDSATRALLDSLGTTDSRVLGDTNSISEGIFEDANEVTNSVRLAGANRFQTARVINADAFDSADRAFLSTGENFPDALAGSAWAGSEGAPLFTVRQDCVPQGVLDDLIALGVSEVVLLGGTPSLSENVFALTPCA from the coding sequence GTGCCCTTGTCGCATCGCTTCCGCCGGATCCTCGGCACAGCTCTCGTCGCCTCCGTGGCGACGGGCGCTCTCGTCGCAACACCACTCTCGGCAACAGCCGCAGAAGACGAAGATCTCGCGTCGCGCTTCACCTTCGCGGTGTTGCCCGACACGCAGTTCTACTCGCGCTATTCCCCCGACCAGTTCCACCCTCGCTATGGCGCTGACCCCTATGAGGTGCAGACGCAGTGGCTCGCCGACCACGCAGACGACCTCGACATCCCCTTCGTCGCCCACCTCGGTGACATCGTCGACCGCGTCGGCACCAATCACGAATGGGTGGCCGCAGACACAGCCATGAAGAACCTCGAGAACGCGAACGTGCCGTACTCGATTCTTGCTGGCAACCACGACGTGCGTAACAGCAACGACCAGCTCGACGACACCAGCTACAACCTGTCCAACGAGCCGTTCCTCACGTGGTTCGGAGTGAACCGCCGAGAGAATCTCTCCACCTACGAGGGAAGCGATCCCACGGGCTTCAGCCAGTACCACATCTTCGAGGCCGAGGGCCAGCAGTTCATGGTGCTCGCTCTCCCGTGGCGTGCATCCGACGCGACGATGGCGTGGGCGGATGCAGCGATGGCGGCTCACCCGACGCTTCCCGTCATCCTCACCACCCACTCCCTGCTCAACATCGCACCCGACGGCATCTCGCCGCTCGAGACGGAGTACGGCCTCGAACTCTGGGACAAGCTCATCCGCAGCAACGACCAGATCTTCATGACGCTCAACGGTCACTTCCACGGTGCCACCCAGCTGGTGAAGACGAACGATGCAGGCCACCCCGTCTACGAGATCCTCATGGACTACCAGATGGCGTACGAGGGCGGTAACGGTTACCTCGGTCTCTTCGAGTTCGACCTGACCAACAACCTCATCGATGTGCAGACTGCGTCGCCGTGGGTCACCTGGAAGCCTCAGGAGACGCTCACCGCTTACGACCAGCCGTTCCTCGAGAATTCGATGCAGAAGTACACGATCCCGTTCAACTTCGCTGAGCGTTTCGCCGGCTTCACGTCGACGTTCACCGCGGGTCCGGCGGACAGCCCCTCGCTCACGAAGAAGGCTCGTGACATCCTGCTCGACGGGTTCGAGGGCCCCGACGCGATCACGACAGAGTTCCCGGGCAACGAGCTCGACTACCCGGAGGTGGACGGAACCCTCGCGCACTGGCGCTTCAACGGTCTCGATGGTGTTGTTGACGGCGACACCGTGATCCCGGACGTCTACGGCGACAACGACATGCACCGAGTCGACCCCGCGACCACCAACGCGGTCGGCTCCACGTGGGGCGACGTCACCGTGGAGAGCGACGACGTACACGGCTACTCGTCCGATGGGGCTGCGGTGTGCTTCGCCGACTCCAACCAGACCACCAACCGTTTCAGCTACTTGAGCACAGCGGCAGACGCGGCGGTCAACAACTCGGCACTCACCGGCGGCTTCACCATCGAGACGTTCGTCAAGATGGACGAGAACTGGGATGCCACGGCCAACGGCTGGTCGAAGGCAGTTGTGCACACGGGCAACCGTTCGCAGATCCCCGGGTTCGCCCGCACGCAGTGGGACTGGACGGCATCGCCCACAGCACTCGGTATCTCGAACCTGCGTGAGTTCCAGTGGACTGCAGTTCCCGGTGACCCGACCAAGGGTGACAAGACCAACTGGTCCGGCGAGATCATGACGGGCGCCTGGTCACACGTCGCAGTGGTGGGGGATCCCAGCAACAGCACCTACACGATGTACGTCGACGGCGCCCCGGTGCTGCGCAACGCGGTCAACGCTCTCGGCCTCGCTGAGAACCCCAACATGCCCTGGATCCTCGGAGCAGACTGGGTCGACAACGCAGCCAAGAACGGCTGGAACGGATGCATCGGCGAAACCCGCATCATCGACCACGCAACCACGCCCGACCAGTGGCTCACGCAGCGCGCGGACCTCACGGGCCTTGCAGTCACGCAGGCTCCGACTGGCGAGCTCTCGTGGAACACCGACTCGGTCGAGATCTCGGGCACCGGGTTCGCAGGAGCCGAGGTGCGTGTTCGTGACGCCAAGGCTGAGCAGGTGGCATCCACTATGGTCGCCGAGGATGGCACGTGGTCGGTTGAGGTCGCGGGCTTCCACTCGGGTGATGCCGCTCTGAGCGTCGTGCAGGGTCTCGGCGCTCGCGAGTCGGAGGCGATCGCCGTCTCCTTCTCGATCGCTGACCTCTCGAAGGGTCGCATCGCTGGCGCGAACCGCTACGACACCGCCGTGAAGATCTCGCAGCAGTCGTACCCGGACACGGCGCCTGTTGTCTACATCGCGGATGGCACGAAGTACCCCGACGCACTGTCCGCTGGCCCCGCTGCGGCCTTCGAGGGTGGTCCACTGCTGCTCGTTGAGCCTTCGGCGATTCCCGGCTTCGTGGCCGCGGAGATCGAGCGACTCGCTCCGCAGCGAATCGTCGTCGTGGGAGGAACGCCGTCGGTAAGTGCCGACGTGTACGCCCAGCTCGACACGATGGCTGATGAGATCACGCGACTGGGTGGTGCCAACCGGTACGAGACATCCCGCATGGTCGCCGATTACGCGTTCGGTGACGCCGGCGCGTCGATGGCCTACCTCGCGACTGGCACGAAGTTCCCGGATGCGCTCGCCGCGGGTGGTGCCGCTGGTGCGCAGGATGCCCCGGTGATCCTCGTGAACGGATCGGCTTTCTCCCTCGACTCGGCCACTCGGGCGCTGCTCGACTCGCTCGGCACGACCGACAGCCGCGTACTCGGTGACACGAACTCGATCTCGGAGGGCATCTTCGAGGACGCGAATGAGGTCACCAACTCGGTTCGTCTCGCCGGCGCCAACCGGTTCCAGACGGCGCGAGTGATCAACGCCGACGCGTTCGACTCGGCCGACCGAGCGTTCCTCTCGACCGGTGAGAACTTCCCTGACGCGCTCGCGGGTTCGGCCTGGGCCGGCTCGGAGGGTGCGCCGCTGTTCACGGTCCGCCAGGACTGTGTGCCGCAGGGGGTGCTCGATGACCTCATCGCTCTCGGGGTCAGCGAGGTCGTCCTGCTCGGTGGAACGCCGTCACTGAGCGAGAACGTCTTCGCCCTCACGCCGTGCGCGTGA
- a CDS encoding sugar phosphate isomerase/epimerase, translating into MIRRRLTAAMVAGAVAALLVPQAATAASAADEGDRVLIPAEQVSIQMFSLIPWVNADTLPVVLDRLSEIGLKNIEPFGSNFTGYTAAEFRAMTDSKGLSIPSSHYNVDEATYDSTLLFEKTLGQEFSGSGGFASPGINSLADVLETAATMNRLGQRSVDAGVGKFFGHNHAREFTTMYDYNGVMTPAWEILVAETNPDLVTFQLDVGWATHAGVDVAALITEYADRIQLLHIKDAVNLGGSGNPTFVNLGEGDVPLQDILASAKAAGIAYYVMEYDFAADGNSFATEGFEYLTGLPAGPWTEVTPAPVTFDGTTVHIPSTEGVEYVHDGEVLAAGSYTGAGTVTITAQAIVGYVIAEGATTEWTFTFPTAGTPGVTPAASLAATGSETAPGIALGAALILLLGGALVVTRRRLAAKS; encoded by the coding sequence GTGATACGTAGACGACTCACCGCGGCGATGGTCGCAGGAGCGGTCGCCGCTCTGCTGGTCCCACAGGCAGCAACGGCAGCCTCGGCTGCTGACGAGGGGGACCGGGTTCTCATTCCCGCAGAGCAGGTGTCGATCCAGATGTTCTCCCTCATCCCGTGGGTGAACGCCGACACCCTTCCTGTCGTACTCGACCGCCTCAGCGAAATCGGGCTCAAGAACATCGAGCCGTTCGGCTCGAACTTCACCGGCTACACCGCCGCGGAGTTCCGTGCCATGACTGACAGCAAGGGTCTGAGCATTCCGAGTTCGCACTACAACGTCGACGAGGCCACCTACGACAGCACGCTCCTCTTCGAAAAGACTCTCGGCCAGGAGTTCTCGGGCTCTGGCGGATTCGCTTCCCCCGGCATCAACAGCCTCGCCGACGTGCTCGAGACAGCCGCGACCATGAATCGTCTGGGACAGCGTTCGGTCGACGCCGGTGTCGGCAAGTTCTTCGGCCACAACCACGCTCGCGAGTTCACGACGATGTACGACTACAACGGCGTGATGACGCCAGCGTGGGAGATCCTCGTCGCCGAGACCAACCCCGACCTCGTTACCTTCCAGCTCGACGTCGGATGGGCAACACACGCTGGCGTGGATGTTGCTGCCCTCATCACCGAGTACGCGGACCGTATCCAGCTGCTGCACATCAAGGACGCCGTCAACCTGGGTGGCTCGGGCAACCCCACGTTCGTCAACCTCGGCGAGGGTGACGTGCCGCTGCAGGACATTCTGGCTTCCGCCAAGGCTGCCGGAATCGCCTACTACGTGATGGAGTACGACTTCGCTGCCGACGGCAACAGCTTCGCGACCGAGGGCTTCGAGTACCTGACGGGTCTGCCCGCAGGGCCGTGGACCGAGGTAACGCCCGCTCCCGTCACCTTCGACGGCACGACCGTCCACATTCCGAGCACCGAGGGCGTCGAGTACGTGCACGACGGCGAGGTGCTTGCAGCCGGCAGCTACACCGGCGCCGGAACCGTGACGATTACAGCTCAGGCCATCGTCGGCTACGTGATTGCAGAAGGCGCCACCACCGAGTGGACGTTCACCTTCCCGACAGCAGGTACGCCGGGAGTCACACCTGCCGCGTCGCTCGCAGCGACCGGTTCTGAAACGGCCCCGGGCATCGCCCTCGGAGCAGCACTCATCCTGCTGCTCGGTGGCGCACTCGTGGTCACCCGTCGTCGCCTGGCAGCGAAGAGCTAG
- a CDS encoding bifunctional RecB family nuclease/DEAD/DEAH box helicase, translated as MFLLDGTLVTSPSDLSLASRCEFAFALQLDAKLGKVRLEKVERDPIEQRAADLGDVHENRHLALYRSRYGEGVVELERPAISRDGLRAAADATAEALRAGASVVFQATFFDDGPTPLIGFADFLVRQPDGRYRVQDTKLARSVKVPALLQLAAYHEQIARLGIPVDDTVELILGTDEHSAHNIADIAPVYAARRARLVEIASERLADPDYVRWGDERYAIDGRCEICEPLAAESRDVLLTAGLRLTQRAKLRAAGIETIEQLAAAHDNESGIPQRTFEALRTQAALQLGATEGEPPPFVVFDTRPIADLPEPNAGDIFFDFEGDPLYSERRDGETIWGIDYLFGWVDRDEQFTPIWAHDLAEEKVALQTFLEQLVERRAQYPGMHVYHYASYERTHLLSLAARHGIGEHIVDDLLREGVLVDLYPVVKKTVRVGGRSYSIKKLEPLYMGDELRADDGVSTAVDSIVQYNSAQEELLVGNADAASRILDDIADYNRYDCVSTLRLHDWLLGLGEERGVLPGQASEVLDRAPFEPSPLADSLAERAISARHNGDLTGATAYDLASAAVDYYRREEKSFWWAHYARLEYPVDEWENDRDVFIVERAEVASDWQLEGPRSTSPRRTLSLTGAWSPGSRGSGREAFTIYDAPAPYADPRTPDGYRLAVGANELVTEDDGTVTLVERCPATQDTWAELPIAVAPGSPPRTNNLKSAIEEVASRLSVNGPDGSAIADILWRQPAIESPRTVAESIVEASYLAVQGPPGTGKTHLAASVIKELVEKHQWRIGVVAQSHKVVENVLRKLVSPEIGLDPYLVGKAPGEGSDYSDEFFTTIAKDQQLAFAAARQGYVIGGSSWDFTNPKRFRREQLDLLVIDEAGQFSLAATIAVSVAAKRLLLLGDPQQLPQVSQGTHPAPVDQSALGFIAGDHAVLPQEFGYFLEQSRRMDAAVARPISQLAYNGQLRSHPVAAERHLADIAPGVHPVPVDHEGNATHSPEEAARVVLLVAEHLGRVWTDGDAATRPLAQPDIIVVTPYNAQVDTIRAALDDALYPDVRVGTVDKFQGQEAVISIVSLAASSADDVPRGIDFIINRNRLNVAISRAQWAAYLLYSPGLTRYLPLKPEGVAELSRFLRLLGPERPLPLVE; from the coding sequence GTGTTTCTGCTCGACGGAACCCTCGTCACCTCGCCCAGCGATCTCAGCCTCGCATCTCGATGCGAGTTCGCTTTCGCACTCCAACTGGATGCCAAGCTCGGCAAGGTCCGCCTCGAGAAGGTCGAACGCGATCCCATCGAGCAGCGTGCGGCCGACCTCGGCGACGTCCACGAGAACCGTCACCTCGCCCTGTACCGCTCTCGCTACGGCGAGGGGGTCGTAGAACTGGAACGTCCGGCGATCAGCCGCGACGGGCTCAGGGCGGCAGCGGATGCCACAGCAGAAGCGCTTCGGGCGGGTGCATCCGTCGTCTTCCAGGCGACCTTCTTCGATGACGGACCAACACCACTCATCGGTTTCGCAGACTTTCTCGTGCGCCAACCGGACGGCCGCTACCGAGTACAGGACACGAAACTCGCCCGCAGCGTGAAGGTGCCGGCACTCCTGCAACTCGCGGCGTACCACGAGCAGATCGCACGCCTCGGAATCCCGGTGGATGACACGGTCGAACTGATCCTCGGGACCGACGAGCATTCCGCCCACAACATCGCCGACATCGCCCCGGTGTATGCAGCAAGAAGAGCACGACTCGTCGAGATCGCCAGCGAACGCCTCGCCGACCCCGACTATGTGCGTTGGGGTGACGAACGATACGCGATCGACGGACGCTGCGAGATCTGCGAACCACTCGCAGCGGAGAGCCGCGACGTGCTCCTGACGGCAGGGCTCCGCCTCACACAACGGGCGAAGCTGCGTGCCGCGGGCATCGAGACGATCGAGCAACTCGCAGCCGCACACGACAACGAGTCGGGCATCCCGCAACGAACATTTGAGGCGCTACGAACGCAGGCCGCACTCCAGCTGGGCGCAACGGAGGGCGAGCCACCCCCCTTCGTCGTCTTCGACACGCGACCCATCGCCGATCTTCCCGAGCCGAATGCAGGGGACATCTTCTTCGACTTCGAGGGCGACCCGCTCTACAGCGAGCGCCGCGACGGAGAGACGATCTGGGGCATCGACTACCTCTTCGGCTGGGTGGATCGCGACGAGCAGTTCACCCCGATCTGGGCGCACGACCTCGCCGAGGAGAAGGTAGCGCTGCAGACCTTCCTCGAGCAGCTCGTCGAACGCCGAGCCCAGTACCCCGGCATGCACGTGTACCACTACGCCTCGTACGAGCGAACGCACCTGCTGAGTCTCGCCGCACGGCACGGCATCGGCGAGCACATCGTCGACGATCTACTCCGAGAGGGAGTTCTCGTTGACCTCTACCCGGTCGTCAAGAAGACGGTGCGGGTCGGCGGCCGCTCGTACTCGATCAAGAAGCTCGAACCCCTCTACATGGGCGACGAACTCCGAGCCGACGATGGAGTCAGTACAGCAGTCGACTCGATAGTCCAGTACAACTCCGCCCAGGAGGAGCTGCTGGTGGGCAATGCGGATGCAGCATCCCGAATCCTCGACGACATCGCCGACTACAACCGCTACGACTGCGTCTCCACCCTGAGGCTGCACGACTGGCTCCTCGGTCTGGGCGAGGAACGCGGCGTACTGCCCGGGCAGGCGAGCGAGGTGCTCGATCGCGCCCCTTTCGAACCGAGCCCGCTCGCCGATTCGCTGGCTGAGCGGGCCATCTCAGCCCGACACAATGGCGACCTCACGGGAGCCACCGCCTACGACCTCGCCTCAGCGGCCGTCGACTACTACCGGCGGGAGGAGAAGAGCTTCTGGTGGGCGCACTACGCGCGCCTCGAGTACCCGGTGGACGAGTGGGAGAACGACCGGGACGTCTTCATCGTGGAGCGCGCCGAGGTCGCGAGTGACTGGCAGCTCGAGGGGCCCCGCAGCACGAGCCCGCGGCGAACGCTCTCGTTGACGGGTGCGTGGTCACCGGGCAGCCGCGGTTCCGGCCGCGAAGCCTTCACCATCTACGACGCCCCAGCCCCCTATGCCGACCCGCGAACACCCGACGGCTATCGCCTCGCGGTGGGGGCAAACGAACTGGTTACTGAGGACGACGGAACGGTGACCCTGGTCGAGCGCTGCCCAGCCACACAAGACACCTGGGCCGAACTCCCCATCGCGGTCGCTCCCGGGTCACCACCACGAACCAACAACCTCAAGTCCGCCATCGAGGAGGTGGCCTCGCGGTTGTCGGTGAACGGTCCGGACGGCTCGGCGATCGCCGACATCCTGTGGCGACAGCCAGCGATCGAGAGTCCGCGGACTGTTGCCGAGAGCATCGTGGAGGCCAGCTACCTCGCGGTGCAGGGCCCGCCGGGTACGGGCAAGACCCACCTCGCGGCATCCGTCATCAAGGAGCTCGTCGAGAAGCACCAGTGGCGCATCGGAGTGGTCGCACAGTCCCACAAGGTCGTGGAGAACGTGCTGCGCAAGCTCGTCTCGCCCGAGATCGGGCTCGACCCGTACCTCGTGGGAAAGGCGCCGGGGGAGGGCAGCGACTACTCCGACGAGTTCTTCACGACGATTGCCAAAGACCAGCAGCTCGCCTTCGCCGCGGCACGTCAGGGCTACGTGATCGGCGGAAGCTCGTGGGACTTTACGAACCCCAAACGGTTCAGGCGCGAGCAGCTCGACCTGCTCGTGATCGACGAGGCAGGGCAGTTCTCGCTCGCGGCGACGATTGCCGTGAGCGTCGCTGCGAAGCGACTACTACTTCTTGGCGACCCGCAGCAGCTGCCGCAGGTGAGCCAGGGCACCCATCCAGCGCCCGTCGACCAGTCAGCACTGGGGTTCATCGCGGGGGATCACGCAGTCCTGCCCCAGGAATTCGGCTACTTCCTCGAGCAGAGCAGACGAATGGATGCCGCGGTCGCCCGCCCCATCTCGCAGCTCGCCTACAACGGACAACTCCGCAGCCACCCCGTTGCGGCCGAGAGGCACCTTGCCGACATAGCACCGGGCGTGCATCCCGTACCGGTCGACCACGAGGGCAATGCGACGCACTCCCCGGAGGAGGCAGCTCGAGTTGTACTGCTCGTCGCCGAGCACCTCGGACGCGTCTGGACCGACGGGGATGCCGCGACCCGACCACTCGCGCAGCCCGACATCATCGTCGTAACCCCCTACAACGCGCAGGTCGACACCATTCGTGCTGCCCTCGACGACGCGCTTTACCCGGACGTTCGGGTGGGCACGGTGGACAAGTTTCAGGGCCAGGAGGCGGTGATCTCGATCGTGAGTCTTGCTGCATCGAGCGCTGACGACGTGCCGCGGGGCATCGACTTCATCATCAACCGCAACCGACTCAACGTCGCGATCTCCCGGGCGCAGTGGGCGGCCTACCTGCTCTACTCGCCGGGCCTCACGCGCTACCTCCCGCTCAAGCCCGAGGGTGTGGCCGAGCTGAGCCGCTTCCTGCGCCTGCTGGGACCGGAGCGTCCGCTCCCGCTGGTTGAGTAG
- a CDS encoding alpha/beta fold hydrolase, giving the protein MASEPELDALQRAAEQRLFEVYGLSYTERFVEAVGTSIRVVEVAGDPSKTPVLLLHGIAAVTAAAVPLIPAFDGAPVIAIDWPGHGLSGPFPFTRHTDLRAFAVEIIDTVMADVTEPFDIVAHSLGGQFALYYCLTRQERVQRLVLLGAPGAAFPELKPPASMRLLAFPGFGAGILSRVVPLEQYRANSGMTLGKGTVDAWPVELVEVGWYASQRKAFAETLPGLFSSIASVFGVRRSAVISHAELATITIPVLLVWGTEDVFMSPETGRPSWSRMPRAQLVELRDANHAPWLNKPDEAAAAVRAFLTPPASSQVE; this is encoded by the coding sequence GTGGCATCCGAACCCGAACTCGACGCTCTTCAGCGCGCTGCGGAACAGCGTCTCTTCGAGGTCTACGGCCTGAGCTACACGGAGCGCTTCGTCGAGGCTGTCGGCACGAGCATCCGCGTCGTCGAGGTCGCTGGTGACCCCTCCAAGACGCCGGTTCTTCTCCTCCACGGAATTGCCGCCGTGACCGCTGCAGCTGTGCCTCTTATTCCCGCTTTCGACGGTGCGCCGGTAATCGCCATCGACTGGCCAGGGCACGGGCTGTCCGGTCCGTTCCCCTTCACGCGTCACACCGATCTGCGCGCGTTCGCGGTCGAGATCATCGACACAGTTATGGCGGATGTCACGGAGCCCTTCGACATCGTCGCCCACTCGCTCGGCGGCCAGTTCGCGCTCTACTACTGCCTCACGCGCCAGGAGCGGGTGCAGCGGCTCGTTCTGCTTGGTGCGCCTGGCGCTGCCTTCCCCGAGCTCAAGCCGCCGGCGAGCATGCGGCTTCTTGCCTTCCCGGGGTTTGGTGCCGGCATCCTCTCTCGCGTCGTTCCGCTCGAGCAGTATCGTGCGAACAGTGGGATGACCCTCGGCAAGGGGACTGTGGACGCGTGGCCCGTCGAGCTTGTGGAGGTGGGCTGGTACGCGTCGCAACGCAAGGCCTTCGCCGAGACGCTTCCAGGTTTGTTCAGCTCCATTGCTTCGGTGTTCGGGGTTCGGAGGTCGGCTGTCATCAGTCACGCGGAGCTTGCGACGATCACCATCCCCGTACTGCTCGTGTGGGGAACGGAGGACGTGTTCATGTCGCCTGAGACGGGTCGTCCATCGTGGTCGCGGATGCCGCGTGCCCAGCTCGTGGAACTGCGGGACGCCAACCATGCCCCCTGGCTGAACAAGCCCGATGAGGCGGCGGCTGCGGTGCGTGCGTTCCTCACCCCGCCGGCTTCATCGCAGGTTGAGTAG
- the phoU gene encoding phosphate signaling complex protein PhoU — MREVFQQELREVQDRLVEISTLVATSIENATRAFNESNVSLAEAVIADDDQIDAAAAELDELAINILARQQPVARDLRIVVSALRISASLERMGDMSEHIAQLARYRFPDKVVPKSLRPTFAEMGALDVQIAKKLVELLKTEDLKIAEDIRNEDDKIDALHLSVFDKVLGETWKGAAVDTVDATLASRYHERFADHAVSIAKKVQYLATGDWIPAD; from the coding sequence GTGCGCGAAGTATTCCAGCAGGAACTGCGAGAAGTGCAGGACCGGCTTGTCGAGATCTCGACCCTTGTGGCCACCTCCATCGAGAACGCCACGCGAGCCTTCAACGAGTCGAATGTGTCGCTCGCTGAAGCAGTGATCGCGGACGACGACCAGATCGACGCGGCAGCGGCCGAGCTCGACGAGCTCGCCATCAACATCCTTGCTCGCCAGCAGCCGGTGGCCCGCGATCTTCGTATCGTCGTCTCCGCTCTTCGCATCTCCGCTTCTCTCGAGCGCATGGGCGACATGTCGGAGCACATCGCGCAGCTGGCGCGGTACCGCTTCCCGGACAAGGTCGTTCCGAAGTCGCTTCGCCCGACCTTCGCCGAGATGGGTGCGCTCGACGTGCAGATCGCGAAGAAGCTCGTCGAGCTGCTCAAGACGGAGGACCTCAAGATCGCCGAGGACATCCGCAACGAGGACGACAAGATCGACGCTCTTCACCTCTCGGTCTTCGACAAGGTGCTCGGCGAGACCTGGAAGGGTGCCGCCGTCGACACGGTGGATGCCACTCTTGCTTCGCGCTACCACGAGCGCTTCGCCGACCACGCCGTCTCGATCGCCAAGAAGGTTCAGTACCTGGCAACCGGCGACTGGATCCCGGCGGACTAG
- a CDS encoding cell wall metabolism sensor histidine kinase WalK: MDSAWLVPAALAFGVLLGAGVFGIILVSARRGHRAIQVATATVPDGVDQVIEALESAGVVIDPSNNVVKASPGAMAFGLVWNHALVHPELVALVDKVRKTGEPLTEELHLSRGPFGDAAIYLFVRVARLGTRYILLLAEDRTESYRLDEVRRDFVANISHELKTPIGAIGLLAEALVSASDEPDQVKRFAKRLTKEAERLGHITQEIIELSRLQAADALTRADVVDVDQLVAVAVDQNRVVADARNIALVSGGDRHAEVYGDEALLVTALHNLIANAIQYSPDGSRIGIGVSQGDGIVEVAVTDQGVGIPEDELDRVFERFFRSDPARSRNTGGTGLGLSIVKHVIQNHGGDIRVWSQTGKGSTFTIRLPEANSAPGAALGA, encoded by the coding sequence ATGGACTCCGCGTGGCTGGTGCCAGCCGCTCTGGCATTCGGCGTGCTCTTGGGCGCCGGAGTCTTCGGCATCATCCTCGTCTCGGCCAGGCGCGGCCATCGCGCCATCCAGGTGGCGACCGCAACGGTGCCCGACGGCGTCGACCAGGTGATCGAGGCTCTCGAGTCCGCCGGTGTCGTGATCGACCCGTCGAACAACGTCGTGAAGGCTTCCCCTGGTGCGATGGCGTTCGGCCTCGTGTGGAACCATGCGCTCGTGCATCCCGAGCTCGTCGCTCTTGTCGACAAGGTTCGCAAGACGGGTGAACCCCTCACCGAGGAGCTGCACCTCTCGCGTGGACCCTTCGGGGATGCCGCGATCTACCTCTTCGTCCGTGTTGCTCGCCTCGGCACCCGCTACATACTCCTTCTCGCCGAGGATCGCACGGAGTCGTACCGTCTCGACGAGGTGCGCCGCGACTTCGTCGCCAACATCAGCCACGAGCTCAAGACGCCGATCGGCGCAATCGGACTGCTCGCGGAGGCCCTTGTCAGTGCCTCCGACGAGCCGGACCAGGTCAAGCGTTTCGCCAAGCGCCTCACCAAGGAGGCGGAGCGCCTCGGCCACATCACGCAGGAGATCATCGAACTCTCCCGCCTGCAGGCAGCCGACGCCCTCACCCGTGCGGATGTGGTCGACGTCGACCAGCTCGTCGCTGTGGCCGTCGACCAGAACAGGGTCGTGGCGGATGCACGAAACATCGCTCTTGTCAGCGGCGGCGATCGGCACGCCGAGGTCTACGGCGATGAGGCTCTTCTCGTGACTGCCCTGCACAACCTCATCGCGAACGCGATCCAGTACTCACCGGACGGCTCGCGTATCGGCATCGGTGTGAGCCAGGGTGACGGCATCGTGGAGGTTGCCGTGACCGACCAGGGTGTCGGCATCCCAGAAGATGAACTCGACCGCGTCTTCGAGCGTTTCTTCCGCAGCGATCCGGCGCGCAGCCGCAACACGGGCGGAACCGGCCTCGGTCTGTCGATCGTCAAGCACGTCATTCAGAACCACGGTGGCGACATCCGTGTCTGGTCGCAGACCGGCAAGGGTTCCACTTTCACCATCCGACTTCCCGAGGCGAACAGCGCCCCGGGTGCAGCCCTGGGAGCATAA